The Thermodesulfobacteriota bacterium genome segment CCCGTCACGAGGGCCTGATACCCTTCAGCCTTTGCTATCGATTCTGACATTTTTAACATAAACCTGCGGAAAAGTACCGGCTCATAAGAGCCATTTACGCGATTTTTCAACACCGAAAGATGAAAAGGATGGTAGGGGACCAAGATGAGACGAGATCTCAACTGATATTTACCCAATCTCTCGACCAACTCTCCCACCTTAGTATTCACCGCTCTCTCTCCACAGTTAAAACTATGAAAATGGATAAAATCAACCCCGCAACCCCTCTTCATCATTTGATAGGCCGCCACAGGAGAATCAATACCTCCCGAGTGCAGGCAAAGCACCTTCCCACTTACCCCCACAGGCAACCCTTTTAAACCTTCAATCTTCTCAAAAAAGACGAAAACCTGATCAGAAATTTCGATATAGACCCGTAGATCGGCGTGTTTAAGGTTGACTTTCAGTCTAAGATTTTTGGTTACTTCTTCCCCCACAATGTCCGCTACTTCAACCGAGGTATAGGAAAAGCCCTTATCCGCCCTTTTGACAAAGACCCCAAAGGTGTGAATATCCCTCGTCAATCTCTCAGGAACCTTGGATAAAACAACCTTCTTTATCGAATTCAAGTCTTTTTT includes the following:
- the thiI gene encoding tRNA uracil 4-sulfurtransferase ThiI, which gives rise to KKDLNSIKKVVLSKVPERLTRDIHTFGVFVKRADKGFSYTSVEVADIVGEEVTKNLRLKVNLKHADLRVYIEISDQVFVFFEKIEGLKGLPVGVSGKVLCLHSGGIDSPVAAYQMMKRGCGVDFIHFHSFNCGERAVNTKVGELVERLGKYQLRSRLILVPYHPFHLSVLKNRVNGSYEPVLFRRFMLKMSESIAKAEGYQALVTGDSLGQVASQTLDNLNVFNRSVSMPIFQPLISFDKEEIVELARKVETYDISIKPYKDCCSIMAARPRTRIKLNKIEMLEKAMGLERVMEESLKLQEIYDF